The sequence GGACCAAAGGTAATATGACTATTGATACTTATGTGCGTGGCCTTGTTATTCGGTTTGATGAGCTTGCTACTCTTGGGAAACCGCTTGATCTTGAGGATCAGATAGAGAAAATCCTTGAAGGTCTTCCTGAAGACTACAAACCGGTCATAGATCAGATCGAAAGCAAAGATGTTCCGCTGACCATTGCCGATGTTCATGAACGCCTATGTAACCGTGAATCTCGGCTCATTTCTACTGCTGCTGCTTCTCCAACCCCGTTTCCGGTCTCCGCCAATGTTGTTCAACGTCGCATggacaacaacaccaacaacaacaataccaacaacaacaacacctaCAACAACAGGAACAATGGTCGCTCCCGGAACCAACAAATGCAAACTCGCtccttcaacaacaacaactggcAGTCCACTcaaggtaacaacaacaaccggTCCTTACGTCCTTACTTGGGCAAGTGTCAACTTTGCAACACTCAAGGACATAGTGTTAGGCGATGTCCGCAATTTCTCTCCATGCAACATGCAACACACAACAACAGCCCCTTCACTCCCTGGCAACCACGAGCGAACATGGCTGCCATCCTGGACTCTGGTGCTACACACCATATCACCTCCGACCTCAACAATCTCTCACTACATCAACCCTACActggtggtgatgatgttgTGATTGCTGATGGTTCCACTATGTCAATCCCTCACACAGGTTCTATGCTTTTACCCTCTCAAACTAGAGCTTTAAAGTTGGATAAAGTTCTTTGTGTTCCTGATATACCTCGAAGTCTTATTTCTGTGTATCGCCTTTGTAATTCTAACCAAGTGTCTGTTCACTTCTTTCCTGCCttctttcaggtgaaggatctgagtACGGGGGTCCCATTACTCCAAGGCCAAACTGATCGTGGGTTGTATGTCTGGCCGGTGACGAATCCGAACATTGTGGCTATGCTCTCATCTACGGGTCCACGGCCAAGTCTTGTCTCATGGCATTCACGTTTAGGACATCCGTCTCCACCTATTTTAAACACCATTATTTCAACCTTTTCTCTtcctgttgcttcttcttcttctcaaataCACTTATCTTGCTCAGATTGTCTTATTAATAAAAGCCACAAATTGCCATTTACAAACTCTTCTATAACCTCAAATCGCCCActtgaatatattttctctaatgTTTTGAACCTCCCCAATTCTCTCAActcaaaattacaaatactaccTGGTTCTCATAGACCATTTCACCCGTTATACATGGCTTTATCCCCTATAACGCAAATCTGATGTCAAAGATGTGTTCACCACATTCAAAGCACTGGTTGAGAATCGCTTCAAACTCGAATTGGGACTTTATTCACCGATAATGGGGGTGAGTTTGTGGCTTTGTGACAGCTGCTCTCGAATTTTGGAATTACACATCTTACCTCGCCACCTCATACTCCCGAACACAATGGTTTGTCTGAACGGAAGCATCGACATGTTGTAGAGACTGGTCTCACTCTCATGTCCATGGCCTCACTACCTCAGGATCTTTAGCCATATGCCTTCGCCACTGCTGTTTATCTTATTAATAGAATGCCGACTCCTGTTCTTGGTCTTCAGCCACCGTTTCAGAAATTGTTTCAACAACCACCACACTATGAGAAGCTTCGAGTCTTTGGATGTCTATGTTTTCCATGGCTTCGTCCGTACGCCCAACATAAGTTTGATGCTTGCTCTCAAGGGTGTGTTTTTATTTACTCTGCTACTCAAAGTGCATACTACTGTCTTCACATCTCATCCGGTCGGATCTATACTTCTAGACATGTTCAATTCGTTGAACATGTCTTCCCGTTTCGTGATATGATGTCGAACTAGTCTGCACATCGTGTTTTAGACACTGGTGTACCGTCTTCTACCCCGACTGTCACCTCCATTCCGATGACTCCATTGACGGTGCCTCCCTCGTTGCCTCcaccaccttcttcttcgtcgttaAGTTTGCCGTTGTCGAAACCTCCAATTATCCACACTTATCAACGACGTGACAAGGTTGTGGGTCAACCTCCAGACCATCGTAAACTCCTATAACCCAACATGAGCCCACGGCCCAAACATGACTTTCCTCTCCTCGTCACGTCCGACTGATTCATCGTCTACCTCTGCTCCGACATCAATCTTGTCTTCTACGGCTAAGAGTATGGGATCCTCCGACACAGACCTTCACTCGCCGTCATCGCCACAATCTCACCGTCACCCTCAGGTATCGTCTTTTTCCTCTTTGTCCTCTTCTTTGCATTGTACGGAGCCTACTGCTCTAATAATGAGTTGCAACCCACGACTTAGCTCCCACCTCCTTCCATTGAGCCTACTGCTCGACCACAAAATGAGTTGCATCCCACAACTCAGACACAACCACAACAAAACCACCCACCACACCAAGCTGTTCCCACTTGACCACAATCCCAAATTCAAAACTTAGAGCCACCGCCAAATCTCCACAAAATGACAACTcgttcaaaaaataatatacacaaacCCATCCAAAAGTTCGGTCTCAAGGTTGCGTCGCGTCCCTCTCGGTCAAATGAACCAGCTACCATTGTTCAAGCCCTTAAAGATTCTCATTGGTCGCGGGCATGTTTGGATGAGTACGATGCTCAAATTGGTAATCATACTTGGGATCTCGTTCCTCCAAATGCTCATCAGAATATTGTTGGTTGTCGATGGGTGTTCACAACGAAATTCATTGCTAACGGGAGCCTCGACCGCTACAAATTACGATTAGTTGCTAAGGGTTTTCACCAACAGTATGGCAAGGATTATGCTGAAACTTTTAGTCCTATTATAAAATCCACAACCATTCGTGCGGTGTTAGACGTTGCAGTGAAGAAAGCATGGCCAATAAAACAACTCGATGTCAACAATGCTTTTTTACAGGGTGATCTTACTGAAGAAGTCTATATGTCACAACTGCCGGGTTTTGTAGATAAAGATCGACCCTCTTACGTTTGTCGCCTACGGAAGCCGATTTATGGTCTTAAGCAAGCCCCTCGTGCATGGTACATGGCTCTTAAACAACACTTGCTTGATACTGGATTATCCAACTCCCTAGCAGATGCTTCATTGTTCATTCGCAGCTCTGGCCGCCACATCACATATgttctggtttatgttgatgatatcattgTCACTGGTAGTGACTCTGCTATTGTTGTTGCTGTTCTTTGTGCTTTCACTGACCGCTTCTCAATCAAAGACCCCGTCGATCTACATTATTTCCTTGGGATAGAGGTTACACGGTCCAAACGAGGTATGCATCTTATGCAACGCAAGTATATCACTGATCTActacacaaaacaaatatgCTCGAAGCCAACCCTGTCTCCACTCCTCTAACAACAACGCCCAATCTCACTCTTGCTAGCGGCTCTCCACTACAAGATGCTTCCCAATATTGGTCTGTTGTGGGCAGTCTACAATACCTCTCCTTCACCAGACCAGACATTTCATATGCGGTGAACCGTCTCTCCCAATTTATACACCAACCTACACATAAACACTGGCAAGCTACAAAACGAGTACTGAGATATCTTGCTGGTACTCCAACACATGGTATATATCTTCACGcctcttctcccttttctcttcATTGTTTTTCAACGTCTCCGGTCAACTTACAAGGGTTCTCTGATGCGGACTGGGCGGGAGACACTGATGACTATGTCTCGACAAATGGTTATGTCATTTATATGTGTCGCAATCCAATTTCCTGGTCCACTAAAAAGCAGAATGGTGTCACTCGTTCCTCAACGGAAGTGGAATATCGGGCTGTTGCCAACACTTCAACTGAACTTCGTTGGTTATGTGCTTTGTACTCTGAACTCAAGGTTGATATTCCTGCTCCTCCTGTTATCTATTGTGACAATGTCAGTGCCACTTATCTTTGCGCGAATCCCGTCTCCCACTCCCGTATGAAACATATTGCACTTGATTATCATTTTGTTCGGAACCAGATTCAGTCAAACAAGCTACGGGTTTCACATGTTTCTACTCATGATCAGTTGGCCGACACTTTTACGAAACCATTACCACGAGCTCGTTTTCAGCAGGCGTGTTTCAAGATTGGCGTCGTTAAActccctccatcttgagggggtgtATCAGAGATATGTGTATATTACTATAAGTATAAGGATCTAAGTGTAAATATTGTAACCCTAGTCTCCTTATGTACTATAAATATGTCTGTAACTCGTTATTAGTAATCAAGAATTATTAAAGCCTCTATATTAGTATTCCATTTGTTTCACAAATAATATCATTTTAAGGTTTTAATTTTACTTCACAAAGAATGTCGTTTTGTGTTTCAAATGCAATTTTatgactaaatattttttttttttcttactatgtTCAAGACATAAGATTAAGTATCACAAAAGCTATTAGAGTTCCAACTATGTATCAACCGCCTAGGACAACATCCGGTACAAAGACAATGCAGGAATAATTCAACAAAGTTGTGGAGAGTTTAATCAACTATAAGGACTTGGAGAACACTATCAACCAATTCAGCAACCTCACTCTTTGCAATAAGAAGCACCAACAAGAAGATGTTATGGATAATCCAATTAACGTCATGAAGCTCGACCTAAGTGTCGGCACGAACTTTTACAAACCAACAAGTGAAAGGCCTCTctttataaacaatcaagcCCGAATTGTTTTTGTCATCACTCCAAACGACAACACTTAAAAAGACACNNNNNNNNNNNNNNNNNNNNNNNNNNNNNNNNNNCCCCCCCCAAGCCAAGGTAAgcatttgaatattttctaataaatgacaagtttccttttcttttgcaggTTGGTTTCAAAGTAGTCTAGattcattttttactttgatttgtgaattattttttgccttttcttcttttttcaaagACGCTAGAAGGTCAAGGTTGTCGACATATTAATAAGATCCCTCGCAGCTCTTGTAGTTCACGTTTTTGCGTATTATCAATAAAGAGAGAACTTTTCTTATAAGTGTTTTACGAGTTCACCGATCTTTTGCAGGTTCCCCTTGATTCGT comes from Camelina sativa cultivar DH55 chromosome 19, Cs, whole genome shotgun sequence and encodes:
- the LOC104767850 gene encoding uncharacterized protein LOC104767850 — translated: MATSGNTTPLTGEVIMTSTTPLFNVNTSNVTKHNDTNYLMWSLQIHALINGYELAGYLDGSHPAPSPTVTTDAVTVPNLAFAFWKRQDRLLYSALLGAISAHVQPLVSRASTAAEVWETLTSIFPKPSRGHVQGIKNQIKAWTKGNMTIDTYVRGLVIRFDELATLGKPLDLEDQIEKILEGLPEDYKPVIDQIESKDVPLTIADVHERLCNRESRLISTAAASPTPFPVSANVVQRRMDNNTNNNNTNNNNTYNNRNNGRSRNQQMQTRSFNNNNWQSTQGNNNNRSLRPYLGKCQLCNTQGHSVRRCPQFLSMQHATHNNSPFTPWQPRANMAAILDSGATHHITSDLNNLSLHQPYTGGDDVVIADGSTMSIPHTGSMLLPSQTRALKLDKVLCVPDIPRSLISVYRLCNSNQVSVHFFPAFFQVKDLSTGVPLLQGQTDRGLYVWPVTNPNIVAMLSSTGPRPSLVSWHSHTGVPSSTPTVTSIPMTPLTVPPSLPPPPSSSSLSLPLSKPPIIHTYQRRDKVVGQPPDHRKLL